GCGCTTAATAAGCGGTAGCAGGGTAACGATTTCTGCGGTGGAGCCGGAGTTGGACAGGGCTAGCACCACGTCATCGCGGGTGATCATGCCCATGTCGCCATGGCTCGCTTCGGCCGGGTGAACAAAGAAAGCAGTGGTGCCGGTGCTGGCCAGGGTAGCGGCAATCTTGTTGCCGACGTGGCCGGATTTGCCCATGCCGACTACTACGACGCGGCCTTTGCTGGCGAGAATCAACTCGCAGGCGCGCACGAAATCACCGTTGATGCGCGCCAGCAGATCCTGGATGGCTTCGAGCTCCAGGCGGATGGTGCGCTGCGCTGACTGGATCAGATCGGTTGACTGGCTCATGACTTCTCTGCGGCGTACGGGCTAAAAGCTGCCGATTATAACGGTAAAGGTGCGCCTGCCCAGTGTTTCCAGTGGCGAGTTGGTTGCAGGAACTGTGCGGCGCTTATCTTCGGCAACACCTTCAGTCTTGGGCGAAGAATGCCGCAATGGTATAGTTCGCGGCCATTTTCGGTACGTTCGACGACCAGTAGTGCCCTTTGTTCGGGGCGGTACGTCAGTCAGGCAAGCGTTGAGCAAGGAGTCCAGATGAGCGCCGAGAACCCGTATGCAGTTGAGCTGAAGAACGTCAGCTTCAAACGCGGCGAGCGGGATATTTTCAAAAACATCGATATCCGCATTCCCCGTGGCAAGGTCACCGGGATTATGGGGCCGTCTGGCTGTGGCAAAACCACACTGCTGCGCCTGATCGCTGCCGAACTCAAGCCGAGCCAGGGTGAAGTTTGGGTCAATGGCCTGAATTTGCCGACGCTGTCGCGCAGCGAGCTGTTCGACATGCGCAAGCAGATGGGGGTGCTGTTCCAGAGTGGTGCGTTGTTTACTGACTTGGACGTGTTCGAGAACGTCGCCTTTCCGTTGCGGGTACATACCAAGCTGCCGGAGGAGATGATTCGCGACATCGTGCTGATGAAATTGCAGGCTGTGGGGCTACGTGGCGCCCTGGAGCTGATGCCGGACGAATTGTCGGGCGGCATGAAGCGGCGCGTGGCATTGGCCCGGGCGATTGCTCTGGACCCGCAGATACTCATGTATGACGAACCCTTCGTCGGCCAGGATCCGATTGCCATGGGTGTTCTGGTGCGTCTGATTCGCCTGCTGAGCGACGCGCTGGGGATCACCAGTATTGTGGTGTCCCATGACCTGGCGGAGACCGCGAGCATTGCTGACTACATCTATGTAGTCGGTGACACCCAGGTGCTGGGGCAGGGCACGCCGGCTGAGCTGATGGCGTCGGATAACCCGCGTGTGCGTCAATTCATGCAGGGTATCCCCGATGGTCCGGTACCGTTTCACTTTCCTGCGGCCAATTACCGCGACGATCTTCTGGGGGAGCGCTGATGCGCAAGACATCTGTGCTCGAGCGGGTGCGCCTGTTCGGTCGTGCCGGTATTGATGTGGTAGCCACGCTGGGTCGATCGGGACTGTTTCTGCTGCGCGCGCTGTTTGGTCGTGGCTCGACCGGTAATAGCTTTCAGCTACTAATCAAGCAGCTGTACTCGGTTGGGGTGATGTCCCTGGCCATCATTGTCGTGTCCGGCATCTTTATCGGCATGGTGCTGTCGCTGCAGGGCTTCAGCATTCTGGCCAAATACGGTTCCGAGCAGGCGGTGGGGCAAATGGTCGCCCTCACACTGCTGCGTGAATTGGGGCCAGTGGTCACTGCTTTGCTGTTTGCCGGTCGCGCTGGCTCGGCGCTGACCGCGGAAATCGGCAATATGAAATCCACCGAGCAGCTGTCGAGCCTGGCGATGATCGGCGTTGACCCGCTCAAATATATTGTCGCGCCGCGCTTGTGGGCCGGTTTTATCTCGATGCCGTTGCTGGCAATGATCTTCAGCGTGGTTGGTATCTGGGGCGGCGCGATGGTCGCCGTCGACTGGCTGGGGGTTTATGAGGGCTCGTTCTGGGCCAATATGCAAAGCAGTGTTTCGTTTCGCGAAGATGTGCTCAATGGTGTGATCAAGAGCGTGGTCTTTGCGTTTGTCGTGACCTGGATCGCCGTGTTCCAGGGCTATGACTGTGAGCCGACTTCGGAAGGGATTAGTCGTGCCACCACGAAAACCGTGGTGTACGCCTCGCTCGCCGTATTGGGGCTGGACTTTATTCTGACCGCTTTGATGTTTGGAGATTTCTGATGCAGAACCGCACGCTGGAAATTGGTGTCGGCTTGTTCCTGTTGGCCGGGTTGTTGGCCTTGCTGCTGCTGGCCTTGCGCGTCAGCGGTTTGACCGTCGGCAGCAGCGACAATACATACAAGGTGTACGCGCACTTTGAGAATATCGCCGGTTTGACGGTCAGATCGAAAGTGACCATGGCCGGCGTGACGATTGGCAAGGTCACCGCCATTGATCTGGACCGCAACAGCTATATGGGGCGCGTCACCATGGTGTTGGATGATGCCGTGGATAACCTGCCGGCAGACTCCACGGCGTCGATTCTGACCGCAGGTCTGCTAGGCGAGAAATACATCGGGATTAGCGTGGGCGGCGAAGAAGAAGTGCTGCGCGATGGTGGCACCATTCATGACACGCAGTCGTCATTGGTGCTGGAAGATCTGATTGGCAAGTTCCTGCTCAATTCGGTCAACAAAGACCAGGCTAATTAATAGAGGTACTGAATATGTTGAAAGCACTGCGTAGCGGTCTGTTTATCTGTCTGGCGGCCATGTCCTTGCCGTTGCTGGCGGCTCCGGCGGCCCATGAGGTGGTGCAGCAGACCACCACCACGCTGCTGGCCGACCTCAAGGCCAACAAGGAGCAGTACCGCACTGACCCAGGCGCGTTTTACAACGCCCTGAACAGCATTCTCGGCCCGGTTGTGGACGTCGATGGGATTTCCCGTGGTGTCATGACGGTGCGCTACTCGCGTCAGGCCTCGCCTGAGCAGATGCAGCGCTTTCAGGAAAACTTCAAGCGCAGTCTGATGCAGTTCTATGGCAACGCCTTGCTCGAATACAACAATCAGGATATTCGCGTACTGCCGGTCAGCGGCCAGCAGGATCCTCAGCGCACCTCGGTAAATATGGAGATCAAGGACGGTAAAGGTACGGTTTATCCGCTGTCCTACACCATGGTCAGCCTCGATGGTACCTGGAAGATGCGTAACGTGATCATCAACGGCATCAACGTTGGCAAACTGTTCCGTGATCAGTTCGCCCAGGCCATGCAGGACAATCGCAATGATCTGGACAAGGTCATCGACAACTGGACCGAGACTGTCGCCAAGGCCCGTCAGGGGGCGAATGCATCGTGAGTCAGGCCAGCATCAGCGAGGCGTCGCTCGGCGTTTTCAGTCTGGTCGGCGTACTCGATTACTTGAGCGCCCCGGCGCTGCGTGAGCAAGGCGCTCGCCTGCTCAAGGCCAGCCCTGCGGCTGCTTGTGTGCTTGATTGCGCTGGCGTTGAGAGGTCTAGCAGCGTTGGGCTGTCGCTGTTGCTGGCGTTTATGCGTGATGCCAGTGCAGCCGGCAAGACCCTGAGCGTGAGTAATCTGCCCAAGGACATGCGCGAGATCGCCGGCGTTTGCGGTTTGCTGGAGATTCTTCCGCTGCAAGCCTGATCAAGGCTTCGGTCGGCTGGCAGTAATGCGGGGTTCGCAGGCGGGGGGCTTTTTTGTATGATGCTCGACCCGCGAGCGTCTGCTCGGCTGTCGTTAATTTATGCATTGATCGAGGTTGAGCATGCAGGCCTTAGAAGTAAAGAGTCTCCTTGAGGCTAAATTGCCGGATACCCAGGTGGAAGTTGAAGGCGAAGGCTGCAACTTTCAGCTGAACCTGATCAGTGACGAATTGGCCGCCCTTAGCCCGGTCAAGCGCCAGCAGCAGATCTACGCTCACCTCAATGCCTGGATCGCCGATGGCAGCATCCACGCCGTGAGTATGAAATTCTTCAGCCGTGCCGATTGGGCCGCGCGCTCCTAAACCGAGAGAATCATGGACAAACTGATTATTACCGGCGGTGTGCGCCTTGATGGCGAAATCCGCATTTCCGGGGCGAAGAACTCTGCCCTGCCGATTCTCGCCGCCACCCTGCTCGGCGACGCGCCTGTCACCATCTGCAACCTGCCGCACCTGCACGACATCACCACCATGATCGAGCTG
This DNA window, taken from Pseudomonas sp. SG20056, encodes the following:
- a CDS encoding BolA family protein, whose product is MQALEVKSLLEAKLPDTQVEVEGEGCNFQLNLISDELAALSPVKRQQQIYAHLNAWIADGSIHAVSMKFFSRADWAARS
- a CDS encoding ABC transporter substrate-binding protein, with amino-acid sequence MLKALRSGLFICLAAMSLPLLAAPAAHEVVQQTTTTLLADLKANKEQYRTDPGAFYNALNSILGPVVDVDGISRGVMTVRYSRQASPEQMQRFQENFKRSLMQFYGNALLEYNNQDIRVLPVSGQQDPQRTSVNMEIKDGKGTVYPLSYTMVSLDGTWKMRNVIINGINVGKLFRDQFAQAMQDNRNDLDKVIDNWTETVAKARQGANAS
- the mlaD gene encoding outer membrane lipid asymmetry maintenance protein MlaD, with the protein product MQNRTLEIGVGLFLLAGLLALLLLALRVSGLTVGSSDNTYKVYAHFENIAGLTVRSKVTMAGVTIGKVTAIDLDRNSYMGRVTMVLDDAVDNLPADSTASILTAGLLGEKYIGISVGGEEEVLRDGGTIHDTQSSLVLEDLIGKFLLNSVNKDQAN
- a CDS encoding ATP-binding cassette domain-containing protein, whose amino-acid sequence is MSAENPYAVELKNVSFKRGERDIFKNIDIRIPRGKVTGIMGPSGCGKTTLLRLIAAELKPSQGEVWVNGLNLPTLSRSELFDMRKQMGVLFQSGALFTDLDVFENVAFPLRVHTKLPEEMIRDIVLMKLQAVGLRGALELMPDELSGGMKRRVALARAIALDPQILMYDEPFVGQDPIAMGVLVRLIRLLSDALGITSIVVSHDLAETASIADYIYVVGDTQVLGQGTPAELMASDNPRVRQFMQGIPDGPVPFHFPAANYRDDLLGER
- the mlaE gene encoding lipid asymmetry maintenance ABC transporter permease subunit MlaE, with translation MRKTSVLERVRLFGRAGIDVVATLGRSGLFLLRALFGRGSTGNSFQLLIKQLYSVGVMSLAIIVVSGIFIGMVLSLQGFSILAKYGSEQAVGQMVALTLLRELGPVVTALLFAGRAGSALTAEIGNMKSTEQLSSLAMIGVDPLKYIVAPRLWAGFISMPLLAMIFSVVGIWGGAMVAVDWLGVYEGSFWANMQSSVSFREDVLNGVIKSVVFAFVVTWIAVFQGYDCEPTSEGISRATTKTVVYASLAVLGLDFILTALMFGDF
- a CDS encoding STAS domain-containing protein; its protein translation is MSQASISEASLGVFSLVGVLDYLSAPALREQGARLLKASPAAACVLDCAGVERSSSVGLSLLLAFMRDASAAGKTLSVSNLPKDMREIAGVCGLLEILPLQA